The following proteins come from a genomic window of Macadamia integrifolia cultivar HAES 741 chromosome 14, SCU_Mint_v3, whole genome shotgun sequence:
- the LOC122061216 gene encoding trihelix transcription factor ASIL2-like — MEKQPNQVTLSLPSNNNIKEEPFRKSSLLASTASAGGGGGVDRLKRDEWSEGAVSSLLDAYESKWVLRNRAKLKGQDWEDVARHVSERANSSKTAKTQTQCKNKIESMKKRYRSESATVETSSWPLFHRLDLLLRGGAQTPRSPSNLPPPLVLLDQLHPPPSPAPAPPAPPPQPPPPPLGIQQDSHESNGVELESKEDGVGVKLLEHGSDKTPMEMDSSTPPVSNGQREKLKSKKMKMRMKRKKRRMGGDWEVAQSVRWLAEVVVRSEQARMDTMKELERMRAEVEAKKGEMDLKRTEIIANTQLQIARLLAVDVKGIDSSLRIGRN, encoded by the exons atggagaaacaacctaacCAAGTTACACTATCTCTCCCCTCTAACAATAACATCAAGGAAGAGCCTTTCAGAAAATCATCTCTTCTTGCTTCTACTGCTTctgctggtggtggtggtggtgttgatAGATTGAAAAGAGATGAATGGAGTGAAGGTGCCGTCTCAAGTCTCCTCGACGCCTATGAATCGAAATGGGTTCTTCGAAATCGAGCTAAGCTTAAAGGACAAGATTGGGAAGATGTGGCTCGTCATGTCTCTGAAAGAGCCAACTCTAGTAAGACGGCCAAGACACAGACGCAGTGTAAGAACAAGATTGAGTCCATGAAGAAACGATATAGATCGGAGTCAGCCACTGTAGAAACTTCCTCGTGGCCTCTTTTTCATCGTCTTGATCTCTTGCTTCGCGGTGGAGCTCAAACTCCTCGGTCCCCATCtaatcttcctcctcctcttgtgCTACTTGATCAACTACATCCACCACCGTCACCAGCACCAGCTCCACCGGCACCACCACCTCagcctcctcctccacctcttGGTATCCAACAAGATTCTCATGAATCCAACGGGGTTGAACttgaatccaag GAAGATGGTGTTGGAGTGAAATTATTGGAGCATGGATCAGATAAAACTCCCATGGAGATGGATAGTAGCACACCACCAGTCTCTAATGGGCAAAGGGAGAAGTTGAAGtccaagaaaatgaagatgagaatgaagagaaagaaaagaagaatgggAGGAGATTGGGAGGTGGCCCAAAGTGTCAGGTGGTTGGCTGAGGTAGTAGTGAGGTCGGAGCAGGCAAGGATGGATACAATGAAAGAACTAGAGAGAATGAGAGCTGAAGTTGAGGCCAAGAAGGGAGAAATGGATCTCAAGAGAACAGAGATTATTGCAAACACTCAATTGCAGATTGCAAGGCTCCTGGCTGTTGATGTCAAAGGCATTGATTCTTCATTGAGGATTGGAAGGAATTGA